AAAGCTACAGATTAGCAAATACCTCCTTATTCCACACCTTATGAAGCACTTTGAGCACTTTCAACTTATTTTTTAGAATACACGACATCCAATCAACATGCACTCTAGCCCTTCAGAAAATCTCTAACCACCAACTCAAAGATAAGATTATCcaacaaaaaattattaaaacagaaGGGCTTAGACCCCTAAATATGTGAATGATACTTAACAATAGGTGGGCAGCGATCAGAGACATCACTGAAAAAAGCTCAAAGATTTCTCTGACCCTACTCCACTTCTAAGAAAGAGGTACTTGGTTCAACATACTCATAAAAACTCTATTATAGTGGAACCAAGTGAATCTTATACCAACCAGAAATAAATCTACCAAACACAAGGCCTTAATAAAGTCACAAAACTCTAGAAATACAATCATACAAATCTTTAGAGACCTAACGCCTACTCTCATTTTTTCACTGGACCTAAGAACTACACTAAAGTCACCCATGACACACCATTTACCCTCTTGAAATCACTCCCTCGAAACACTCAAATATTTAAAgtgtatgtatgaaatttttgagattgttttattttattatttttaatgtaatttgatgttggaaatatttcttttagaaattttGATTTTACTATATGAATGATAGCAGAGCGGAAATACCCGAATCCATTTGAAACAAGgttgaattttaatttttcacCACCTAATGATCGAGGCATCGAACAATTTTTGTTTGAAGGAGGTACAAATTATCCCTAGCCCGCCTCGTTGTCTTGACTCTCTGGAGTCGACCTAAAAGACCCATCCGGAGTCACACAACGAGAAAGCTTGACGAAATAACTAGATGAACAGAAAAAGAAAACCCTGACTAAACATGTCCCACAATGACCAGTCTACCAATCCAGCAATTGGGTCACCAACAGACACCACATAAAAATGCTTAACAAAATTTAAGAGATAGTTGAATATGTTTACCTGAACTCTACTTTATCAAtatgaatattttattataaaaaagacATTTAAAAAAGTCTATTATAAAAGATAACATCATAACAATTAAAAAAGTCTAACCACTTGTTTATTCATAAATTAGTGCAAACATGACGTTTATATAAATGACAACTTGTATATATAGTCATAATAGTCTCTATGCCACCAATTAAGTTAACTGTTTAATTATTAGAAATCCACATCATGGTTGCATTCTGTTCTCCTCAATTCAAATACTCAAACATGGGATGGCTACAAGAGTTAGAGCCTGCACAGTCCTTAAGTATTAACCCTAAGGAGAACAATTATGTTTCCTCTTTACCGCAATATCATCTATTCTCTTCACCGAAGCAACAACATCTTGAGACTGAAACGTCACCACCATCTCCTAAGCTTATGGTGAAGAAGCTTAACCACAATGCTAGCGAACGTGATCGCCGCAAAAAGATCAATGGCTTGATTTCTTCACTTCGTTCACTTCTTCCTGATCAAGATCAAACGGTAATATTTCATCTCTCTCCTTCCAATTTTCTTTAAATTGGTATAGCTAGTATATTCTTGAGATATAagatcattttaatttattttttagtatATTCTAATTCTGAAAATATGGTGTTTTAGCTCTTACTATTTGTTTCATAATATTTTGGAATTATGTCACAATTAATATAAAATGAAAGTGACATATTCATAATATGAATGGAATCTgtaaatataaaaatgaaaattttgttattaATAGATATTTTATTCCATTGACATGTTGCAGAAAAAAATGAGCATTCCGGTAACAATTTCAAGAGTCTTAAAATACATACCGGAATTACAAAAGCAAGTTGAAGGATTAACTAAGAAAAAAGAAGATCTTATATCAAGAATTTCCCAGCAACAATATGCAGTCAACAAAGATTCACATAGGAAAATAATTCCTAATTACAGTTCTTCTTTTGTGGTTTCAACAAGTAGACTTAATGATAATGAGCTTGCTATTCATATCTCATCTTATGAAGCTTACAAGATTCCATTATCTGAGATCTTGTTGTGTTTGGAAAATAATGGACTTGTTCTACTAAGTTCTTCCTGTTCTAAAACATTTGGAGGGAGACTCTTCTACAACTTGCATTTTCAGGTACGTTTAATAATATTACAATTAgccctaaatacaaagttatatttaaattaataaatatattaattttgttattaCAAAATATATTCCTATCACTTTACTACTTTTTTATCAACATTAATGTTTTAATATTGTTTAAAAGGATATTTtgaaacattaataaaataatacacaaatttaatactcatatttttttttttatgtgcgAACTTGTCAAATAATATTTATCCGGTTCCTTGTTAAATAATACTTATAAAAAAGAGGCAAATGTTAGTTACTATTGATGTTTTTGGTTTGACatagatttatttatttaaattagtttttCTAATGTTTTCTGCAGGTGGGAAATGCTCAAAGTTTAGAGTGTGATGTTCTTATTCAGAAGCTTTTGCCAGCAATGTAACCAATTTAGTGTTGGAAGATAAATATCAAATTAGTGTAGAAGTTTGTACATATTTGGTAACACGAATGATTGAAAACTAGGACACATGCTCcccattatattattattatggtgAAAAGATCAAGTAGGAAGAAGATGAATGTATTATAGGAGTGTTGTACTTTTACTAGGAGCTGATTTAAGTTGCATTAGTATAATTGTTTTTTATAAGAGCATTAGCAATAGCATAATAGGTACTCCACCTAGCCAAACAAATTCTATGTTCTTTTATGACAAAGAGAAGCCAAATGATAGAGtcctattttttaatcaaataaagaaatgatggattggttgatgttttttttttttttttttttttttttagttttaagctTATATGATACTTATGTCAAAAAGAGTTTGTAagctttttttctttctaataatAATTGGCAATTTAAGGTTTTGGTTAACTTAGGAACATATATGAGATTAAAAGAGAAATCATGCATGAATAATACAATAGTGAAATATGAATATTGATCTAAATGTATAGTTCCATCAACATTTGAAGTGACAAGTGCTCCATTTAACAATTTGATAGTTATGAGATTGAttattttgattgaaaaaattCTTGTGTAACATATGTGTTCAGTTGCACCAGTTTCAAGGATGAAGTTTTCAGGTCTAGGAGAGTGAGAGATAGTGCATATGATATTCGAGTTATTTTTAGGTTGAGATGTTAAACGATTGATGTTGTGAGTCTGAGAAGAAGAGGT
The Vicia villosa cultivar HV-30 ecotype Madison, WI linkage group LG6, Vvil1.0, whole genome shotgun sequence genome window above contains:
- the LOC131614671 gene encoding transcription factor ORG2-like encodes the protein MVAFCSPQFKYSNMGWLQELEPAQSLSINPKENNYVSSLPQYHLFSSPKQQHLETETSPPSPKLMVKKLNHNASERDRRKKINGLISSLRSLLPDQDQTKKMSIPVTISRVLKYIPELQKQVEGLTKKKEDLISRISQQQYAVNKDSHRKIIPNYSSSFVVSTSRLNDNELAIHISSYEAYKIPLSEILLCLENNGLVLLSSSCSKTFGGRLFYNLHFQVGNAQSLECDVLIQKLLPAM